DNA from Mycolicibacterium alvei:
ACCAGACGGTCCGGGTCGACATCGGCCTGCACCTCACCGCGCGCGATGCCGTCGACGATCCGGGCGCGCACCGCGACGAACATCCCGGCGAACCGCTGCATCACCCTCGCGTTGAGGTCGGTGTCGGCGGCGACATCGGCAACGAGTCCGGGCAGTGCCGCGCGCACCACCGGGCTGGTGAATACGTCGCGTGCGGCACCCATCATGGCCTGGATATCGGCGGCGATGTCACCGGCCGGGGTGGTCAGCGCCGTGGCGGAGGCGGGAAAGACCGCCTCGTGTACCAACTCGGCTTTGCTCGACCACCGGCGGTAGAGGGCAGTTTTCGTGGTTTGCGCACGCTCGGCCACTGCGGCCATCGTCAGGTTCGCGTAACCGATTTCGACAAGCAGGTCCGCCGTTGCGCGCAATATGGCAGCGTCGATGCGCGGGTCGCGAGGACGTCCCGCTCCGGAGGTCTTGCCAACCGCTGATGGCTCTGCTTTCATAACGCTACTAACAGTATCGTAATTGGGTTCGTAAGGAAAAGTTGAATGGCAAACGAGGCCGTGGACGCTCCTGTCGAGAAGATCGACCACCTGCAACGCTCCAGCCGCGACGTCACCACCCTGCCATCGGTGCTGTCGAAATGGCTGTCCACCGTGATGCCGGGAGGTGTCGCTCCCGAGATCACCGTTGAAAGCGGAGTCGACTCCAACGGCATGTCGTCCGAAACGATCATGCTGACCGGTCGCTGGGAAGAAGATGGCGAGGCGGTCGAGCAACGGTGGGTGGCCCGCGTCGCCCCCACGCCCGAGGACGTTCCGGTGTTCTCGTCGTACCGGCTTGACCACCAGTTCGAGGTGATGCGTCAGGTCGGCGAACTCACCGACGTGCCGGTCCCCAACGTGCGCTGGATGGACACCACCGGCGAGGTGCTGGGCACGCCGTTCTTCCTGATGGACCGGATCGACGGCCAGGTGCCGCCCGATGTGATGCCCTACACCTTCGGGGGCAACTGGTTCGCCGATGCTCCGGTCGAACGCCAGCGCGAACTGCAGGACAGCACGGTGGAGGTACTCGCAAAGCTTCACGCGATCCCCGACGCAGCCGAGCGGTTCGCGTACCTGTCCGAGATCGGCCAGTCGGGCGACACCCCACTGCGCCGGCAACTGGGCTGGCTCAAGGGTTGGTACGACTACGCGGTACCCGATATCGGCCGGTCCCCGCTGGTGGAGCGGGCACTGCAATGGCTGGAGGACAACTTCCCCGAGGATGTGGCAGCCTCGGAAACCGTTTTGACGTGGGGTGATTCGCGTATCGGCAACGT
Protein-coding regions in this window:
- a CDS encoding phosphotransferase family protein, coding for MANEAVDAPVEKIDHLQRSSRDVTTLPSVLSKWLSTVMPGGVAPEITVESGVDSNGMSSETIMLTGRWEEDGEAVEQRWVARVAPTPEDVPVFSSYRLDHQFEVMRQVGELTDVPVPNVRWMDTTGEVLGTPFFLMDRIDGQVPPDVMPYTFGGNWFADAPVERQRELQDSTVEVLAKLHAIPDAAERFAYLSEIGQSGDTPLRRQLGWLKGWYDYAVPDIGRSPLVERALQWLEDNFPEDVAASETVLTWGDSRIGNVLYDDFRPAAVLDWEMATLGPRELDVSWIIFAHMVFQELSGMAGLPGLPDVMREEDVRATYRELTGAELSDLRWFYIYSGVIWCCVFMRTGARRVHFGEAEKPDDIETMFYHAPLLRRLIEES
- a CDS encoding TetR/AcrR family transcriptional regulator encodes the protein MKAEPSAVGKTSGAGRPRDPRIDAAILRATADLLVEIGYANLTMAAVAERAQTTKTALYRRWSSKAELVHEAVFPASATALTTPAGDIAADIQAMMGAARDVFTSPVVRAALPGLVADVAADTDLNARVMQRFAGMFVAVRARIVDGIARGEVQADVDPDRLVELIGGSTLLRMLLWPERELDDNWVTQTAAILVHGSVTTDDPPGSA